The Brasilonema sennae CENA114 genome includes a region encoding these proteins:
- a CDS encoding amino acid ABC transporter substrate-binding protein, with protein sequence MLKLKRGLSLLATLPLVFSLSACAGQIGGSGGSLLDTIKSRGKLICGVSGQLPGFSYVKSNGEYAGLDVDVCRAIAAAIFNDPNKVDFRNLNSKERFTALQTGEVDILSRNTTWSMSRDTSIGIKFTAVVFYDGQGIMVKKNSGIQKLEDLKGKSICIGTGTTNEQNLTDQMRQRGVNYKPLVFEDANTVFATYEQGRCEGVTADRSQLVSRRTTLSKPDDHVVLETVLSKEPLTPAVVNGDSKWFDMVRWTIFALINAEELGVNSQNVGQLANSNNPEVKRLLGTEGNLGKGMGLTNDFVVHIIKNVGNYGEIYERNLGKNSELKLERGPNKLWNQGGILYAPPFR encoded by the coding sequence ATGTTGAAGCTCAAACGGGGGTTATCACTGCTAGCTACTTTACCCCTAGTCTTTTCACTGAGTGCTTGTGCTGGACAAATAGGAGGAAGTGGTGGAAGTCTGTTGGATACAATCAAAAGCCGTGGTAAGCTCATCTGTGGTGTCAGCGGACAATTGCCAGGATTTAGCTATGTTAAGTCTAACGGTGAATATGCAGGGCTGGATGTGGATGTTTGTCGGGCGATCGCCGCAGCAATTTTTAATGACCCCAACAAAGTAGACTTCCGCAACTTAAACTCCAAAGAACGTTTTACAGCCTTGCAAACGGGCGAAGTAGATATCCTCAGCCGAAATACCACTTGGAGTATGAGCCGAGACACCTCTATAGGTATAAAATTTACTGCCGTGGTATTTTACGACGGTCAAGGCATAATGGTGAAAAAAAATAGTGGTATTCAGAAGCTAGAAGACCTCAAGGGCAAATCCATCTGTATCGGGACAGGAACCACCAACGAGCAAAACCTGACAGACCAAATGCGGCAACGCGGTGTTAACTACAAGCCTTTGGTCTTTGAAGATGCTAACACGGTTTTTGCCACCTACGAGCAAGGTCGCTGCGAAGGCGTCACTGCAGATCGTTCTCAACTCGTTTCCCGTCGCACCACCCTATCTAAACCGGATGATCATGTTGTTTTAGAGACTGTGCTGTCAAAAGAACCTCTTACACCTGCTGTAGTCAATGGAGATTCCAAATGGTTTGATATGGTGAGATGGACAATTTTTGCTCTTATCAATGCAGAAGAACTCGGAGTCAACTCCCAAAATGTTGGTCAATTAGCCAACAGTAATAACCCAGAAGTGAAGCGCTTGCTAGGTACAGAAGGTAACCTTGGTAAAGGCATGGGTTTAACAAACGACTTCGTAGTTCATATTATCAAAAACGTAGGCAACTATGGTGAAATTTACGAGCGGAATTTAGGGAAAAACTCTGAATTAAAACTGGAACGTGGTCCAAACAAACTTTGGAATCAAGGTGGTATTCTTTACGCTCCACCCTTCCGATAA
- a CDS encoding amino acid ABC transporter permease codes for MTPIWRNRKFFPILGQVIAAFIVAIIVMILWHNLIYNLHRLGLQLGFDFLQFQASFDIGETPIPYKSSDSYSRALLVGLVNSLRVIVFGIILATIIGITVGVGRLSDNWLVRQLALVYVEILRNTPLLLQLFFWYFAVFLTLPKTENQISLLGFININNRGVTLPFGIELSSELSTLILGLTLYTGAFIAEIVRAGILSVPKGQWEAARALGFKPNLMLRLVIFPQALRLIIPPLTSQYLNLAKNSSLAIAIGYPDIYFVASTTFNQTGRSVEVILLIMVTYLTISLIISSGMNLLNRSVQLKER; via the coding sequence ATGACTCCAATTTGGCGCAACCGAAAGTTTTTTCCTATTCTCGGTCAGGTAATAGCCGCGTTCATAGTTGCCATAATCGTGATGATACTATGGCACAACCTAATATATAATCTCCACCGGCTAGGTCTCCAGTTAGGATTTGATTTTTTACAATTCCAAGCATCCTTCGATATTGGCGAAACCCCCATTCCCTATAAATCTTCTGACTCCTACAGCCGTGCTTTATTAGTTGGACTAGTCAACTCATTGCGAGTTATAGTTTTTGGTATTATTTTGGCAACAATTATTGGTATTACTGTGGGAGTGGGGCGGCTATCGGATAATTGGTTAGTACGTCAGCTAGCTCTAGTGTATGTCGAAATCTTACGCAATACACCTTTACTTCTGCAATTGTTCTTTTGGTACTTTGCGGTTTTCCTCACTTTGCCAAAAACAGAAAATCAAATTTCCCTACTTGGGTTTATAAATATTAATAATCGAGGAGTTACCCTTCCTTTTGGAATAGAACTTTCTTCTGAATTATCAACACTCATTTTAGGACTAACACTATACACTGGTGCCTTCATCGCCGAAATTGTGAGAGCGGGAATTTTATCAGTTCCTAAAGGACAATGGGAAGCTGCACGAGCATTAGGTTTTAAGCCGAATCTCATGTTACGGCTAGTGATTTTTCCCCAAGCTTTGCGGCTGATTATTCCACCATTAACCAGTCAGTATCTTAATTTAGCGAAGAATTCTAGTTTAGCAATTGCGATCGGCTATCCTGATATTTACTTTGTCGCCTCCACAACTTTTAACCAAACAGGTCGATCTGTAGAAGTTATTCTGTTAATTATGGTTACCTATCTGACCATTAGCCTGATCATCTCTTCAGGGATGAATTTGTTAAACCGTAGCGTGCAACTCAAGGAAAGATGA
- a CDS encoding amino acid ABC transporter permease: MSSFKSQKPTILQWLQKNLFNNWYNSILTVVCLWLLFFGIKGILTWVLTQAKWQVITANLSLFFVGRFPQQLYWRLWLALFIILGLFGLSWGTFTKRLPRQMNSWLPFGWALSFPIILWLIGGGFGLQPVESNLWNGLLLTLVMAVISIVLSFPLGVLLALGRQSQLPVVRWFSILYIEIIRGLPLIGVLFFAQVMLSLFLPVEYRLDRVLRGIAGLIFFSAAYLAENVRGGLQSIPRGQIEAAKVLGLNAPLTVLLIVLPQALRAVIPALVGQFIGLFKDTSLLSIVGLLELTGISRAILAQPQFIARYAEVYLFIAFIYWVFCYSMSLASRRLEKELGVGQR; this comes from the coding sequence ATGAGTTCTTTTAAAAGTCAAAAACCCACTATCTTACAATGGCTACAGAAAAATCTATTTAATAACTGGTACAACAGTATTCTCACTGTTGTCTGTTTATGGTTGCTTTTTTTTGGTATCAAAGGTATTCTGACTTGGGTATTGACTCAAGCAAAATGGCAAGTTATCACAGCTAACTTATCTTTATTTTTTGTTGGTCGTTTCCCACAACAACTTTACTGGCGGTTGTGGCTAGCACTCTTTATTATCCTCGGTCTTTTTGGTTTGTCATGGGGAACTTTTACGAAACGCTTACCCCGTCAAATGAACAGTTGGTTACCCTTTGGGTGGGCGCTTTCTTTTCCAATTATCCTATGGCTAATTGGGGGAGGCTTTGGACTGCAACCAGTAGAAAGCAATTTGTGGAATGGTTTGTTGCTGACTTTGGTGATGGCGGTAATTAGTATTGTTCTCTCTTTTCCTTTGGGTGTTTTATTAGCATTAGGGCGTCAGAGTCAGCTACCTGTTGTGCGTTGGTTTAGTATCCTCTACATTGAAATTATCCGAGGACTGCCACTGATTGGAGTTTTGTTCTTTGCTCAAGTGATGTTATCCTTGTTCCTACCAGTAGAATACCGTTTAGACAGAGTCCTAAGGGGAATTGCTGGTTTAATTTTCTTTAGTGCTGCTTATTTAGCAGAAAATGTACGTGGTGGTCTTCAATCAATTCCACGCGGACAAATTGAAGCTGCTAAAGTACTAGGGTTGAATGCTCCTTTAACAGTTTTACTCATTGTTCTTCCCCAAGCGCTACGTGCTGTTATTCCAGCCCTTGTTGGTCAATTTATTGGTTTGTTTAAAGATACTTCTTTGTTATCAATTGTTGGATTATTGGAATTAACAGGAATTTCTCGTGCTATCCTGGCTCAACCTCAATTTATTGCCCGCTATGCAGAAGTCTATTTATTCATTGCATTTATTTATTGGGTCTTTTGCTATTCCATGTCGCTAGCTTCTCGACGCTTAGAAAAGGAATTGGGTGTGGGTCAAAGGTAA
- a CDS encoding mechanosensitive ion channel family protein, with protein MEFISLVLAVFVTITAVPFAYSQTNATNGNPVDGIPVVVGDDQIFVIQARIGSFSVAERSQAVNTRLQALAEDVSIPVTALKTQEEENSVNILAGEKVLFTVTEADAKAAGKLRQELAREYTSKIQTVIKKYRQEHSLKYILFGVFYSVIATITLLILFKLLNQGFARIFARLNHHEQTVPAMRIDNFELLSEAQVASLLTRFAELVRLALWLCILAVYFTLVISFFPWTRGLEGVIVNNLVVAVKSAWEGFLAYLPKLLMIAVIIVVTYYILRFTRLVLKALGRDRTFPWFYPEWAEPTYKLATFLIIALAAVVVFPYLPGAKSPAFQGISIFLGLLLSLGSSAAVANIVAGVILIYTRSFQVGNRVKIGDAIGDVAEKTLLVTRIRTVKNVVITIPNSTVLNSQVTNYSALVQDSDTPLVLHTKLTLRYDIPWRKVHEVLINAALATQHILKDPTPFVLQTSLDDFYVSYELNAHTKKPHIMARIYSELHQNIQDKCNEAGIEILSPQYYAIRDGNQITIPENYLSQDYTAPGFKISSPSNGFNQPDSQK; from the coding sequence ATGGAATTCATTTCCTTAGTCCTGGCAGTATTTGTGACGATTACAGCAGTACCCTTTGCTTATTCTCAAACAAATGCTACAAATGGTAATCCAGTTGATGGAATTCCTGTCGTTGTGGGGGATGATCAAATTTTTGTAATCCAGGCACGAATTGGATCATTCTCAGTAGCAGAGCGCTCGCAAGCAGTCAACACTAGACTCCAAGCCCTAGCTGAGGATGTATCTATTCCAGTTACGGCGCTGAAGACTCAGGAAGAAGAAAATAGTGTCAATATATTAGCAGGAGAAAAAGTACTTTTTACAGTTACAGAGGCAGATGCTAAAGCCGCAGGCAAACTTAGACAAGAACTTGCGCGTGAGTATACTAGCAAGATTCAAACTGTGATTAAAAAATATAGACAAGAACATAGCTTAAAGTACATCTTGTTTGGAGTTTTTTACAGCGTCATTGCCACGATTACTTTATTAATTCTATTTAAATTACTTAATCAGGGCTTCGCACGAATTTTTGCCAGACTTAATCATCATGAACAAACAGTTCCAGCGATGAGAATCGACAATTTTGAGTTGCTATCTGAAGCTCAGGTTGCCTCTCTACTGACTCGCTTCGCTGAGTTAGTTCGCCTAGCTCTCTGGCTGTGTATTCTAGCAGTTTATTTCACCCTTGTTATCAGCTTCTTCCCTTGGACAAGGGGATTGGAAGGCGTCATAGTTAACAACCTGGTTGTTGCTGTTAAGAGTGCGTGGGAGGGTTTTTTAGCCTATCTCCCAAAATTGTTGATGATTGCTGTGATTATCGTTGTTACTTACTATATCCTTCGCTTTACCCGGCTGGTTCTCAAAGCCTTAGGCAGGGATAGGACTTTCCCCTGGTTTTATCCAGAGTGGGCAGAACCCACCTACAAGTTAGCAACATTTTTAATTATCGCTTTGGCAGCAGTGGTGGTGTTTCCTTATCTACCTGGAGCAAAATCTCCTGCATTTCAAGGTATTTCTATTTTTCTGGGGCTTTTGTTGTCACTTGGTTCTTCCGCTGCGGTTGCAAACATTGTTGCTGGCGTAATTCTCATTTACACGCGATCGTTTCAGGTTGGTAATCGCGTCAAAATTGGCGATGCTATTGGAGATGTTGCAGAAAAGACACTTCTGGTAACGCGGATTCGTACTGTCAAGAATGTGGTAATCACAATTCCCAATTCAACAGTTCTCAATAGCCAGGTGACTAACTATAGCGCCTTAGTTCAAGACTCCGACACACCGCTTGTTTTGCACACAAAATTAACACTGCGTTATGACATACCCTGGCGAAAAGTCCACGAAGTCTTAATTAACGCAGCTCTTGCCACTCAACACATCTTGAAAGATCCTACACCGTTCGTGTTACAAACCAGTTTAGATGATTTCTATGTTAGCTATGAGTTGAATGCCCACACTAAAAAACCCCACATCATGGCAAGAATCTACTCAGAATTGCATCAGAACATCCAAGACAAGTGTAACGAAGCAGGCATTGAAATCCTCTCGCCTCAATACTATGCGATCCGGGATGGCAATCAGATCACCATTCCGGAAAACTATCTTTCTCAAGACTACACAGCACCCGGTTTTAAAATTTCTTCTCCAAGTAATGGCTTCAATCAACCCGACTCACAGAAGTGA
- a CDS encoding amino acid ABC transporter ATP-binding protein has translation MNQQKPIIIAQDIHKWYGKFHVLQGVSLTVNRGEVVVLMGPSGSGKSTFIRTFNALEEYQQGRIEIDGIDLTNDLRNIEAIRREVGMVFQQFNLFPHLTVLQNITLAPTWVRKWTKVKAEETAMQLLERVGILEQAQKYPGQLSGGQQQRVAIARALAMQPKVMLFDEPTSALDPEMVREVLDVIKTLAADGMTMVVVTHEVGFAREAADRVILMDSGTIVEEATPSIFFQSPKHDRTRKFLSQIL, from the coding sequence ATGAACCAACAAAAGCCTATTATTATTGCCCAAGATATCCACAAGTGGTATGGTAAGTTTCACGTTCTCCAAGGGGTTAGCTTAACTGTTAATCGTGGAGAAGTCGTAGTACTGATGGGACCTTCTGGTTCGGGAAAATCGACTTTTATTCGCACCTTTAATGCTTTAGAAGAATATCAACAGGGACGAATTGAAATTGATGGAATTGACCTTACGAATGACCTACGAAATATTGAGGCAATTCGGCGAGAAGTCGGGATGGTGTTTCAACAGTTCAACTTGTTTCCTCATTTGACAGTATTGCAAAATATCACTTTGGCACCAACTTGGGTGCGCAAGTGGACCAAAGTCAAAGCAGAAGAAACGGCGATGCAGTTGCTAGAACGAGTCGGAATTTTGGAACAAGCACAGAAATATCCAGGACAGTTGTCAGGTGGACAGCAGCAACGAGTAGCTATTGCAAGAGCATTAGCTATGCAGCCTAAAGTTATGCTTTTTGATGAACCCACTTCCGCTTTAGATCCGGAGATGGTGCGGGAGGTTTTGGACGTTATCAAAACCCTTGCTGCTGATGGTATGACAATGGTTGTTGTCACCCATGAAGTTGGATTTGCTCGCGAAGCTGCTGACCGCGTGATCTTAATGGATAGCGGTACGATTGTAGAGGAAGCCACACCAAGTATTTTCTTTCAAAGTCCCAAGCACGATCGCACTCGCAAATTCCTATCTCAAATTCTTTAA
- a CDS encoding glutathione S-transferase family protein, whose protein sequence is MKRTLYYHQQSHFSRKIRILLAEKNLICELIEINLVNKPPEFIKIYPIAKVPVFVDEDGTAIWDSTLIAEYLDETYPQPNFYPSAPRQKLECRKWEELADTLGENVINLWVLNLTGDIAPTYYRTKYETLINRLLPIFEEQLRTAKYLLGGESWTVADVAALCSLGYYSLRLNEDWLLEYPHLREWFERLHERESVKSTIPRKT, encoded by the coding sequence ATGAAGAGAACATTATATTATCATCAGCAATCACATTTTTCTCGAAAGATCCGAATATTGTTGGCAGAGAAAAATTTGATATGTGAACTAATTGAAATTAATTTAGTTAATAAACCCCCTGAATTTATCAAAATTTATCCCATTGCTAAAGTACCTGTTTTTGTGGATGAAGATGGCACAGCTATTTGGGACTCAACACTAATTGCAGAGTATCTAGACGAAACCTATCCACAACCAAATTTTTATCCAAGCGCTCCTCGTCAAAAACTTGAGTGTCGTAAATGGGAAGAACTGGCAGATACTTTAGGTGAGAATGTTATCAATCTGTGGGTATTAAACTTGACGGGCGATATAGCTCCTACTTATTATCGGACAAAATATGAAACATTAATTAATCGCCTTTTACCAATTTTTGAAGAACAACTGCGAACTGCTAAATATTTGTTAGGCGGCGAAAGTTGGACTGTAGCAGACGTAGCAGCGTTATGTTCTCTAGGTTACTACAGCCTGCGCTTAAATGAGGATTGGCTTCTTGAGTACCCTCATTTGAGAGAATGGTTTGAGAGATTACACGAGCGTGAGTCAGTCAAGTCAACTATTCCTAGAAAAACTTGA
- a CDS encoding sterol desaturase family protein: MFKAIACTWILLIIGDFLSTFCYHVPEHVFGILHLRTHHSYKKSFRHYAILTFNSQVLLDGILGALPYLLVAAVLWSFSPIGVVCGLLFGQFHVWWRHTTTLGWQTPKLVEILCRILFITTPERHWEHHQKTNQGYGDIFTFFEQPAKGWLRLLRLLRLRFSHSLVSQ, encoded by the coding sequence ATGTTTAAGGCGATCGCGTGTACTTGGATACTCCTTATTATTGGTGACTTCCTTTCTACTTTTTGCTATCACGTACCTGAACACGTTTTTGGTATCCTTCACTTACGAACTCACCACTCCTACAAAAAGAGTTTTCGCCATTATGCCATCCTAACTTTTAATTCCCAAGTTCTTCTGGATGGTATTTTGGGTGCTTTACCTTACTTACTCGTAGCAGCAGTTCTATGGTCTTTTTCCCCGATTGGTGTTGTGTGTGGGCTGCTGTTTGGTCAGTTTCATGTATGGTGGAGACACACGACTACCTTGGGTTGGCAAACTCCAAAGTTAGTAGAGATTTTATGCCGAATTCTGTTTATCACGACTCCAGAAAGACATTGGGAACATCACCAAAAAACTAACCAGGGTTATGGCGATATTTTCACATTTTTTGAACAGCCAGCTAAAGGCTGGTTGCGTTTGTTACGTCTGTTGAGGTTGCGTTTCTCGCACTCGCTTGTATCTCAATGA
- a CDS encoding GDSL-type esterase/lipase family protein: protein MSKYRPQIRICFLGESFVNGTGDPEFLGWTGRICVHAARTGYDITFYNLGVRRETSTQLRQRWLKEVSYRLPKEYDGRVVFSFGVNDTTLINGKPRVELADSIENVRSILSTAKQLYPVLMVGPPPCADEEQDGRDHRIVNLSKQFAVVCDQLNIPYLDIFPILQKSNIWQDEARNNDGAHPRAGGYAKFAEIVQSWDGWLNWFDL, encoded by the coding sequence ATGTCAAAATATCGACCACAAATCAGGATTTGCTTCCTTGGTGAATCATTTGTCAACGGTACTGGTGATCCTGAGTTTCTTGGATGGACTGGAAGAATCTGTGTTCATGCTGCGAGAACAGGCTATGATATCACCTTCTATAATTTAGGAGTTAGGCGGGAAACGAGTACACAGCTAAGACAACGTTGGTTAAAAGAAGTTTCTTATCGTTTACCAAAAGAGTATGATGGCAGAGTTGTATTTTCTTTTGGAGTGAATGATACAACACTGATAAATGGTAAACCTCGTGTTGAATTAGCAGATTCAATAGAAAATGTCCGCAGTATTTTGAGTACAGCTAAACAGTTGTATCCTGTTTTAATGGTTGGTCCACCACCATGTGCAGATGAAGAACAGGATGGAAGAGACCACAGAATAGTGAATTTATCTAAACAGTTTGCTGTGGTTTGTGATCAACTCAATATACCTTATCTAGATATTTTTCCTATTTTGCAAAAGTCAAATATTTGGCAAGATGAAGCAAGAAACAATGATGGTGCTCATCCTAGAGCAGGTGGTTATGCAAAATTTGCAGAAATCGTGCAAAGTTGGGACGGTTGGTTAAATTGGTTTGATCTATAA
- a CDS encoding amino acid permease: MKAVLNSDTSQLTRLFSNLELYGNKLNHQPGSVLGSTALVAGTTVGAGILALPAVTLPSGVVPSTVLLVGVWLYTLVSGLLIAEVTLNTMRLVGSSGSGLLVMVERTLGKLGARFAGGAYLFLHYALLVAYVSQGGKILISAVEKVLGVQNNLPAWVGTTAFTLVFGGIMYLGRERFVEKLNSAFVAIVLVSFVGLLVLAGTQLKTSSFSFQDWSALPAAVSVMFVALFYSNVVPTVVTQLEGDVRKIRQSIFIGSAIPLIMFLAWNAVILGSVSTDMLQGTSGGGTVFDPLQILRDGGAGEWLGVLVSVFSEFAIVTSFIGFVYGLLDLFKDISASNEPAKRLPLFSLILFPPMSLGALNPSIFLAALDYAGTFSISVLGGIIPALMTWKQRQEQEQSNSMSQPLVPGGKVTLIAMIGVALVVIGKQVVLMWGSFGH; this comes from the coding sequence ATGAAGGCAGTTCTCAACTCGGATACCTCACAACTCACTCGACTATTTTCTAACCTTGAACTCTATGGAAATAAACTCAATCATCAACCAGGTAGTGTTTTAGGAAGTACTGCACTTGTCGCTGGAACGACAGTTGGTGCTGGTATCCTCGCATTACCTGCGGTAACTCTGCCATCTGGTGTTGTACCATCGACAGTTCTACTTGTTGGTGTTTGGCTCTACACTTTAGTTTCAGGTCTTCTGATTGCAGAGGTAACTTTAAACACGATGCGTCTTGTCGGCAGTTCGGGTTCAGGTTTGTTGGTGATGGTTGAGAGGACGCTTGGGAAGCTGGGTGCGCGCTTTGCTGGTGGTGCGTATCTGTTCTTGCACTATGCCTTGCTTGTTGCTTATGTTAGCCAAGGTGGAAAGATTTTAATATCTGCTGTTGAAAAAGTGTTAGGTGTGCAGAATAATCTGCCTGCTTGGGTGGGGACAACGGCGTTCACTCTGGTATTTGGTGGCATCATGTACCTTGGGCGAGAAAGATTTGTAGAGAAATTAAACAGCGCGTTTGTAGCGATTGTCCTTGTTTCATTTGTTGGACTATTAGTGTTGGCAGGAACGCAGCTTAAGACTTCCTCTTTCTCATTTCAAGATTGGAGTGCGCTTCCTGCAGCCGTTTCAGTGATGTTTGTGGCGCTCTTTTACAGTAACGTTGTGCCAACAGTTGTCACTCAACTCGAAGGTGATGTCCGTAAAATACGTCAGTCCATCTTCATTGGTTCTGCGATTCCCTTAATCATGTTCTTGGCTTGGAATGCCGTGATTTTGGGAAGCGTCAGCACTGATATGCTACAAGGCACTTCTGGTGGCGGAACTGTTTTTGATCCACTGCAAATTCTGCGTGATGGTGGTGCAGGAGAATGGTTAGGAGTGTTAGTGTCCGTTTTCTCTGAGTTTGCAATTGTCACATCATTTATTGGATTTGTGTATGGCTTGCTGGATTTGTTCAAAGATATTTCAGCATCTAATGAGCCTGCTAAACGTCTACCGCTTTTTTCACTGATTCTTTTTCCGCCTATGAGTCTTGGGGCGCTTAATCCTAGCATCTTCTTGGCTGCTCTAGACTATGCTGGAACGTTCAGTATTTCAGTTTTAGGTGGAATTATTCCGGCATTGATGACTTGGAAGCAACGTCAAGAGCAGGAACAATCAAATAGCATGAGTCAACCGCTTGTTCCTGGTGGTAAAGTGACGCTGATTGCAATGATTGGCGTTGCGTTGGTTGTGATCGGGAAACAAGTGGTGTTAATGTGGGGTTCGTTTGGACACTAA
- a CDS encoding Nif11-like leader peptide family natural product precursor, with product MSLEDVKAFYQRLGTDEAFRTQIQGVDSKDQCSQTVKSAGYDFTQEELQEYTAELLELAADEDGLADLDEKELATVFGGIVAQPLYGIIYEPPIKWPPIKWPIKLPPIKPPIVQPLYGVVLSQE from the coding sequence ATGTCTCTAGAAGACGTCAAAGCATTCTACCAAAGACTAGGAACTGACGAAGCTTTTCGTACCCAAATTCAAGGGGTTGATAGTAAGGATCAATGTAGCCAAACAGTCAAAAGTGCTGGCTATGACTTCACCCAAGAAGAATTGCAAGAATATACAGCCGAACTGTTAGAGTTAGCTGCTGATGAGGATGGTCTGGCTGATTTAGATGAAAAAGAATTGGCAACTGTTTTTGGTGGAATTGTTGCGCAGCCGCTGTATGGAATCATTTATGAACCACCCATTAAGTGGCCACCCATTAAGTGGCCCATTAAGTTGCCACCCATTAAGCCACCCATTGTTCAGCCTTTATATGGAGTTGTCCTATCGCAAGAATAA
- a CDS encoding Nif11-like leader peptide family natural product precursor, which yields MSLEDVKAFYQRLGTDEAFRTQIQGVNSKDQCSQTVKSAGYDFTQEELQEYTAELLELAADEDELADLDEKELATVFGGFIAQPLYGVIYEPPIGRPPIKPPIKWPPIKPPIAQPLYGVVQPLYGVIRPADEI from the coding sequence ATGTCTTTAGAAGACGTCAAAGCATTCTACCAAAGACTAGGAACTGACGAAGCTTTTCGTACCCAAATTCAAGGGGTTAATAGTAAGGATCAATGTAGCCAAACGGTCAAAAGTGCTGGCTATGATTTCACCCAAGAAGAATTGCAAGAATATACAGCCGAACTGTTAGAGTTAGCTGCTGATGAGGACGAACTGGCAGATTTAGACGAAAAAGAATTGGCAACTGTTTTTGGTGGATTTATTGCACAGCCGCTGTATGGAGTCATTTATGAACCACCCATTGGTCGGCCACCCATTAAGCCACCCATTAAGTGGCCACCCATTAAGCCACCCATTGCTCAGCCTTTATATGGAGTTGTTCAGCCTTTATATGGAGTTATAAGGCCAGCAGATGAAATTTAA
- a CDS encoding Nif11-like leader peptide family natural product precursor, which translates to MSLENVKAFYERLGTDEAFRTQVQGANTKDECSQTVKSAGYDFTQEELKEYTAELLELSADEDELAELDEKELVTIFGGIAARSELWLRTPVIRPLYGVVVRLEE; encoded by the coding sequence ATGTCTCTAGAAAACGTCAAAGCATTTTACGAAAGACTAGGAACTGACGAAGCTTTTCGTACCCAAGTTCAAGGAGCTAACACTAAGGATGAATGTAGCCAAACGGTTAAAAGTGCTGGCTATGATTTCACCCAAGAAGAGTTGAAAGAATATACAGCCGAACTGTTGGAGTTAAGTGCTGATGAGGACGAACTGGCAGAGTTAGACGAAAAAGAATTGGTAACTATTTTTGGTGGGATTGCTGCGCGATCTGAGCTATGGCTGCGCACTCCTGTTATTCGGCCTCTATATGGAGTTGTGGTACGGCTAGAAGAATAA